The following coding sequences are from one Augochlora pura isolate Apur16 chromosome 6, APUR_v2.2.1, whole genome shotgun sequence window:
- the LOC144470900 gene encoding uncharacterized protein LOC144470900 — translation HQARSPGDGKLLAHASNTAIKPSPGHHSLPRKKSVVTDARNSSVQQFQRAQSLRRSCLSPTQYHHQHHQHRQQESSLHFEYFVPRSVSEFNLAAAAVTDMAVPPPPPSSVLRPSAALTPPLTSVANPSNQSRLLECTGTATRSREKMVTFEDEGVTSTPTRKNVSGMDNVFM, via the coding sequence CATCAGGCCAGGAGTCCCGGTGACGGGAAGCTCCTGGCCCATGCATCCAACACTGCCATAAAACCGTCGCCCGGCCACCATTCTCTGCCACGGAAGAAGTCCGTCGTCACGGACGCGAGGAACTCGTCGGTGCAGCAGTTCCAGCGCGCCCAGTCCTTGAGACGGAGCTGCCTGTCGCCGACGCAGTACCATCACCAGCATCATCAACACCGCCAGCAGGAGAGCTCGTTGCACTTCGAATACTTCGTGCCGAGAAGCGTCAGCGAGTTCAACCtggccgcggcggcggtcaCCGACATGGCGGTACCACCCCCGCCGCCCTCGTCAGTATTGCGACCCTCCGCAGCCCTCACGCCCCCGTTGACGTCCGTTGCCAACCCGTCGAACCAGTCCAGGCTGCTAGAGTGCACCGGGACTGCGACCAGGAGTCGCGAGAAGATGGTCACCTTCGAGGACGAGGGCGTCACATCCACCCCAACCAGGAAGAACGTCTCCGGCATGGACAACGTTTTCATGTGA